In the Phaeobacter piscinae genome, GGCCATAGTCATCGGACCCGCCCGGAACATCAGATACTTCGCACCGATCTTCGCCTGCCCCAGCAGAGAACTGACTTCGTCATTCAGGGTTGGCTCGTTACACTTGTAGACCAGTCGGGCCTGCAAGTGATCCTGCATATTCTTGCCGACGCCAGGCAGATCAGCGATCACGTCTATACCATGTTCAGACAAGTGCTCGGCCTCGCCAATGCCGGAAAGCATCAGGATTTGCGGCGAATTGATGGCCCCACCAGATAGGATCACTTCACAATTTGCGTTGATGACATGCGTGTCGCCAGACCGATCTTTATAGACCACACCGGTTGCACGCTTCCCTTGTATTACCACACGCTGCACATGGGCATGGGTGATGATCTGTAGATTTGGCCGTGACTTGACCGGGTTCAAAAAAGCCACGGCTGACGAACAGCGTCGTCCATTGCGCGCCGTGAGTTGGAAGAACCCAACCCCTTCCTGATCGGCACCGTTGTAATCAGGGTTAAATTTGTAGCCTGCGGCCTGGGCCGCAGCGACCCAAGCATCGGTAATAGGGCGTTGGATGCGCATGTTTGATACAGAAAGCTCGCCCCGATCGCCATGAAAAGCGTCGCCGCCTCGTTCATTGTTTTCGCTTCGTTTAAACAGGGGAAGAACATCATCCCAGCCCCAGCCTTCGTTGCCCATCTGGCGCCAGCGATCATAATCCTGCGATTGCCCGCGCACATAGAGCAACCCATTGAGCGAGGAAGAACCGCCGAGGACCTTTCCGCGGGGCCATTCGATTGATCGGCCATTCAGACCCGGATCAGGTTCCGTTTTGTAACACCAGTCGACCTTCGGGTTGTGGATGGTTTTGAAATAGCCAACAGGGATGTGGATCCAAGGGTTGATATCTTTTCCGCCCGCTTCGAGTAGAACCACCTTTTTGCGAGGGTTCGCACTTAGCCGGTTGGCAATGACACAGCCCGCAGAACCGGCTCCCACGATGATATAGTCAGCGTCCAAAACTCGTCCCTCCCGTTGCTCACGAAAAAAAGTCTATGCAGATTGCATGAATTGAGCTAGCGTTTTTGAGATAAAACGTCTCAATAATTTCATCTAGGGAGGGAAACTATGGGACTCAAGGAGAATCTACATCGCATCTCGCGGCGGGACTTGTTCCGCGTCGCAGGCCGCTACGGCATGAGCTCTACTCTTTTGGCAGCGGGGGGCTTTGGAGGTGCCATCAGTCTGGCCAACCTCGCATCAGCAGCTGAATCTACCTACGACAAGCGTTATGCAAAGCCCGCAAAACATACGCTCAAGTTTGGCGCCTCTGGATTTAACGCCCAAAATCTACTAATTGAGCGCGCTGGCGCCTTGGAATTCGCTCGTGATTTGGAGAGCCGTACGGACGGGGAGATCCGTATTGAGTTCATCGGCAACAACCAAATCTGCGGCCAGACTTCATGTGTTGAAAAGACACAGCAGGGCATTGTCGATATTTATGCAGCCTCGACCCAGAACTCGGCCGGAGGCGCGCCCTACCTCAATGTTCTTGACTACGCCTACATGTTCCCCGGTCGGGCTTCACAGTATCATTTCCTGTACAGCCCGGACTCACAACGCATTCTGCGGGATCCATTGGAAAGACGGCACGGGCTGAAATTCCTGTTCAGCCATTGCGAGCTGCGCGGCATTCAGCTGGGTCTGGGTTGGGAAGACAAACCCACCGTGACCAAGCTGGAGCAGCTTTTTGGCACCAAAAACCGAGTGACCGGAACCCAGCTGGGCCGAATTGCCATGCAGGCGCTGAACCTCAATCCCGTTCCAGTCGCCTGGGAAGAAACGCTGGACGGGCTGAAGCAGGGCCTGATTGATGGTGCGGAAACTTGGGCCTCTGCTGTGGCCTATGCCAATATGTCACCAGTGGTCAGCCAGTCGGTAGACCTGAAATTCTTCTGCGGCACCGAGCACACCTCTATGAGCGCCTCTGTCTTTGACAGTCTCGAGGGGTATCTTCAGGACGCGGTGATGGAGAGCGCCTATTGGGCTCAGACCCATGTGCAGGCCGCAAATGAGGCGGCGCTGGTTAAAACGGTCGGTCATTCCGACC is a window encoding:
- a CDS encoding GMC family oxidoreductase, with amino-acid sequence MDADYIIVGAGSAGCVIANRLSANPRKKVVLLEAGGKDINPWIHIPVGYFKTIHNPKVDWCYKTEPDPGLNGRSIEWPRGKVLGGSSSLNGLLYVRGQSQDYDRWRQMGNEGWGWDDVLPLFKRSENNERGGDAFHGDRGELSVSNMRIQRPITDAWVAAAQAAGYKFNPDYNGADQEGVGFFQLTARNGRRCSSAVAFLNPVKSRPNLQIITHAHVQRVVIQGKRATGVVYKDRSGDTHVINANCEVILSGGAINSPQILMLSGIGEAEHLSEHGIDVIADLPGVGKNMQDHLQARLVYKCNEPTLNDEVSSLLGQAKIGAKYLMFRAGPMTMAASLATGFLKTRPHLQTPDIQFHVQPLSAENPGKGADKFSAFTMSVCQLRPESRGEIRLRSSDPSAYPKIFPNYLSTQTDCQTLVDGVNIARKIARHAPLTSKISEEFRPHASLDMEDYDATLDWVRNNTASIYHPTGTCMMGRSAQAVVDAQLRVHGITGLRVADCSIMPEIVSGNTNAPAIMIGEKASELIVQSTKTSS
- a CDS encoding TRAP transporter substrate-binding protein, producing MGLKENLHRISRRDLFRVAGRYGMSSTLLAAGGFGGAISLANLASAAESTYDKRYAKPAKHTLKFGASGFNAQNLLIERAGALEFARDLESRTDGEIRIEFIGNNQICGQTSCVEKTQQGIVDIYAASTQNSAGGAPYLNVLDYAYMFPGRASQYHFLYSPDSQRILRDPLERRHGLKFLFSHCELRGIQLGLGWEDKPTVTKLEQLFGTKNRVTGTQLGRIAMQALNLNPVPVAWEETLDGLKQGLIDGAETWASAVAYANMSPVVSQSVDLKFFCGTEHTSMSASVFDSLEGYLQDAVMESAYWAQTHVQAANEAALVKTVGHSDPQMPGTIFAENNVRNAFLADDQIRMAEEMCSPEFQPQLWEQWRDRLNKWAGGIDTYQEIYDIARQVPKDMKPENVEPRRWWKA